The Maylandia zebra isolate NMK-2024a linkage group LG7, Mzebra_GT3a, whole genome shotgun sequence genome contains a region encoding:
- the LOC106675223 gene encoding heat shock protein 30-like yields the protein MLCSHGVQSALSPFMDFYWPVRSLWPEIKPLFYQQDLLQRNLQELCSSLELMDKLQRRILEETDPFQSSMAVQPVAVQLEKEGDKFALMLDTRGFSPEELSVRQVGRKLRVSGKTEKKQEDGKGSYSYRLQEFRQDFDLPEGLNPQTITCHLSPDGKLHIQAAKAPCVEEAERELTIKRSSEDKAQQSVCSQAEDSRTETHSSTQDKPVNMDMK from the coding sequence ATGCTGTGCTCTCATGGAGTCCAGTCTGCACTCAGTCCATTCATGGACTTCTACTGGCCTGTGCGCAGTCTGTGGCCAGAGATCAAGCCTCTGTTCTACCAGCAGGATCTCCTGCAGAGAAACCTACAGGAGCTGTGCAGCAGTCTGGAGCTGATGGATAAACTTCAACGCAGGATCCTGGAGGAGACAGATCCTTTCCAAAGCAGCATGGCTGTGCAGCCAGTTGCCGTCCAGCTGGAGAAAGAGGGAGACAAGTTTGCTCTGATGCTGGACACTCGAGGCTTTTCCCCAGAGGAGCTGTCTGTCAGGCAGGTGGGCAGGAAGCTGAGAGTCAGTGGCAAGACAGAGAAGAAGCAGGAGGATGGGAAAGGCTCGTACTCTTACAGACTGCAGGAGTTCAGACAGGATTTTGATCTGCCTGAAGGACTGAACCCTCAAACCATCACGTGCCACCTGTCTCCAGATGGGAAGCTCCACATCCAGGCAGCCAAAGCTCCGTGTGTTGAAGAGGCTGAGAGAGAGCTGACTATCAAGAGGAGCTCAGAGGACAAAGCACAGCAGAGTGTGTGTTCACAGGCAGAAGACAGcaggacagagacacacagcagcacacaggACAAACCTGTAAACATGGATATGAAATGA